The genomic region TGCCAGTTAATCAATTAGATAGAATTCAGAAATATGTATCTTCTGAATCGAAAACACCTCATTTAAATAAGTTAGGTGGGACAACTTGGCATAAAACTAAAATGCGTGTTGCAAATAAAATTGAGGATATTGCTGATGACTTAATTGATTTGTATGCTGAACGAGAATCTTTAAAAGGCTTTGCTTTTCCTAAAGATGATGCATATCAAAAAGAATTTGAAGAGGCATTTCCATATACTGAAACACCAGATCAATTGCGAAGTACTGCAGAGATAAAAAAAGATATGGAAAGTACACACCCAATGGATCGATTACTGATCGGAGATGTTGGGTATGGTAAGACCGAAGTAGCTTTAAGAGCAGCATTTAAAGCTGTTGAAGCAGGGAAGCAGGTTGCTTTCTTAGTACCAACTACAGTTTTAGCACAACAACATTATGAAACAATGGAACAGAGATTTAGTGGTTTTCCAGTTGAGATTGGCATACTTTCAAGATTTAATACACCTTCAGAATCTAAAAAAGTAATTGAAAATCTAGCAAGTGGTAAATGCGATATTGTTGTTGGGACACATCGATTATTATCAAAGGATGTTAAATTTAAAGATTTAGGTTTATTAATCATAGATGAGGAACAACGATTTGGTGTAAAACATAAGGAAAGATTAAAACAATTAAAGCAAAATGTAGACGTTTTAACATTAACTGCAACGCCAATTCCACGAACTTTGAATATGTCTATGTTAGGTGTACGTGATTTATCAGTTATTGAAACTGCTCCAGTTAATCGCTATCCAATTCAAACGTATGTTATGGAACAAAATTATCAGGTAATTGCAAATGGAATCCGACGTGAAATTGAGCGTCACGGTCAAGTTTTTTACTTACACAATCGTGTAAAAGATATTGAAAAAGTGGTTGCAATGTTACAAGACTTAGTTCCAGAAGCAAGAATTACTTATATTCATGGTCAAATGACAGAGTTGCAGATGGAGAAAATTTTAATCGATTTTATTCGCGGAGATTTTGATGTTTTAGTTACAACAACAATCATCGAAACAGGTGTTGATATTCCAAATGCAAACACTTTGTTTGTTGAGGATGCAGATCGAATGGGCTTAGCACAGTTATATCAATTGCGAGGAAGAGTTGGACGTTCAAATCGCGTAGCCTATGCATATTTTATGTATAAAGCAAATAAAGTTTTAACAGAAGAAAGCGAAAAACGACTTGAAGCAATTAAAGATTTTACTGAATTAGGTTCAGGGTTTAAAATTGCTATGCGAGACTTGGCAATTCGTGGTGCAGGAAATTTATTAGGTAAACAACAACATGGTTTTATTGATTCGGTTGGATATGACTTATATATGCAAATGCTAAATGAAGCAGTTGCTAAAAAACGCGGTATAAAACCAAACGAAAAGACAGATTCAGAAATTAATTTTGATGTTGAAGCATATATTCCAAATTCTTATATAAATGATGAACAACAAAAAATTGAAATTTATAAACGAATTCGACAATTTAATAGTTTTGAACAATATCAAGAAGTACAAGATGATTTAATTGATCGATTTGGAGATTATCCAGATGAAGTATCTAATTTGTTAGAAATTGGTTTATTGAAGATGTATGCAGATCAAGCATTAGTTGAGAAAATTTATCAAGTAAAGAGAAAAGTTACAATTATATTTTCTAAAAAAGCGACTGATAAATTGACGGGTCAGATATTTCTTGAAGAAATTTCAAAAACAAAATTAAAAACACAATTAAATGTTGAAAATGGAAAAATGAAGATTATAATTGATGAGAAAGCTCATCAAAATATTTATGAGATAATTTTAGAACTACAAAATATGCTTAAAAACTTAGCTAAAAAGTTAGTTAAATAGGGAGCAAAAAATGAAAAATGATCAAATGAAAACGGTAATGCATGGGGCTTTGATCTTATCAGTAGCTTCATTAATTGCTAAAATTTTAAGCGCATGCTATCGCATTCCATTTGAAAATTTAGTAGGAAATACGGGATTTTATGTATACCAGCAAGTGTATCCTATTTATGGAATTGGAATGACATTTGCTCTTAGTGGATTTC from Ligilactobacillus cholophilus harbors:
- the mfd gene encoding transcription-repair coupling factor → MRLDDFVEKSIEFKDFQHNIENNGRHLLTGVLGSAKTIVLQTLLKKAQSPILVVTDTISNAQNLVNDLQNVVAEDQVYLFPVEELIATEIATSSPDFKSQRVQALSAMAKQEPAIIVTNTSGLQRRLPSVESWKKSILTLKQGEELDLEQVATKLIQMGYTRQKLVDHPGDFAIRGSILDIYSLNYAFPLRIDLFDTEIDSIRSFDIGTQRSIKELDEAEIFPATDLIFDHKLLKNAALKLTQIAHDVNSSLTEEKQNQLNDKIDEIINDWQNDTLLPLHRIFAQVLYPEQTSLLDYLSTKGLLIVDDYAKILDKSDKNNQAEQVWIDEENNLTPIFNKIKINFDIRKIIRNTQQNSIFMSLFKKGIGRLKFTSINDFRVRAVQQFFSQLSLLKTEATRWIKQNQTVIIMIQDEERLSKISETLDDFEIPNILTKSDAIQQGVLQIIHGSLQTGFEIPSCDLVVLTENELFAKATKKRAKRLTMDNAERLKSYTDLKEGDYVVHVNHGIGRFLGIKTMEVDGKHQDYLTLEYQNAAKLYVPVNQLDRIQKYVSSESKTPHLNKLGGTTWHKTKMRVANKIEDIADDLIDLYAERESLKGFAFPKDDAYQKEFEEAFPYTETPDQLRSTAEIKKDMESTHPMDRLLIGDVGYGKTEVALRAAFKAVEAGKQVAFLVPTTVLAQQHYETMEQRFSGFPVEIGILSRFNTPSESKKVIENLASGKCDIVVGTHRLLSKDVKFKDLGLLIIDEEQRFGVKHKERLKQLKQNVDVLTLTATPIPRTLNMSMLGVRDLSVIETAPVNRYPIQTYVMEQNYQVIANGIRREIERHGQVFYLHNRVKDIEKVVAMLQDLVPEARITYIHGQMTELQMEKILIDFIRGDFDVLVTTTIIETGVDIPNANTLFVEDADRMGLAQLYQLRGRVGRSNRVAYAYFMYKANKVLTEESEKRLEAIKDFTELGSGFKIAMRDLAIRGAGNLLGKQQHGFIDSVGYDLYMQMLNEAVAKKRGIKPNEKTDSEINFDVEAYIPNSYINDEQQKIEIYKRIRQFNSFEQYQEVQDDLIDRFGDYPDEVSNLLEIGLLKMYADQALVEKIYQVKRKVTIIFSKKATDKLTGQIFLEEISKTKLKTQLNVENGKMKIIIDEKAHQNIYEIILELQNMLKNLAKKLVK